The following are from one region of the Centroberyx gerrardi isolate f3 chromosome 16, fCenGer3.hap1.cur.20231027, whole genome shotgun sequence genome:
- the nudcd2 gene encoding nudC domain-containing protein 2 has product MSVHFEERSGVIPCQTPWGSWYQTMEEVFIEVNVPHGTSGKEVKCNLGSKQIELHVKGKEIFKGKLFGTTVSDEGTWTLEDKSLIRIVLMKTNREAGNCWASLLEGEYCADAWVQDQMQRKLTLERFQRENPGFDFSGAEISGNFAGGGPDFSSLQK; this is encoded by the exons ATGTCGGTCCACTTCGAGGAGCGGAGTGGGGTCATCCCCTGCCAGACACCCTGGGGGTCCTGGTACCAGACCATGGAGGAGGTCTTCATTGAAGTGAATGTGCCTCATGGGACATCGGGCAAAGAAGTGAAATGCAATTTGGGGTCCAAACAAATCGAGCTGCACgtcaaaggaaaggaaatattCAAG GGAAAGTTATTTGGCACGACCGTTTCTGATGAGGGGACGTGGACATTGG AGGATAAGAGTTTGATCCGCATCGTCCTGATGAAGACCAACAGAGAGGCGGGGAACTGTTGGGCGTCCCTGTTGGAGGGGGAGTACTGTGCGGACGCCTGGGTCCAGGACCAGATGCAGAGGAAGCTGACACTGGAGAGGTTCCAGAGGGAG AATCCTGGATTTGACTTCAGCGGCGCAGAGATCTCTGGGAACTTTGCTGGTGGTGGACCGGACTTCTCCAGCTTACAGAAGTGA
- the ccng1 gene encoding cyclin-G1, translating into MIDTVTGPGPLPFAVQVKALMDQEGRYQPKLSGLRLIEAAHDNGLRMTTRLREFEVKDLLSLTRFFGFSSDTFSLAISLLDRFLSVMKIQPKHLSCVGLCCFYIAVKSSEEEKNVPLANDLIRISQNRFTVSDMMRMEKIIMEKLYWKVKAPTALRFLRLFHSHVQERLDAESKKILSLERLEAQLKACHCSFVFSKIKPSLLALALLCLEAQEQHDPEHAHKISEALHSLQQHLSIKDGDLVCVRELVGKCLVEYATTKCSKPNSQRLRWIISGRTARQLKHSYYKIAHLPTIPESAF; encoded by the exons ATGATTGACACAGTGACAGGACCCGGGCCGTTGCCCTTTGCGGTTCAGGTGAAAGCCCTGATGGATCAGGAGGGTCGCTACCAGCCGAAACTGAGCGGCCTGAGGCTGATCGAGGCGGCCCATGACAATGGCCTCAGGATGACCACCAGGCTCAGGGAGTTCGAGGTGAAggacctgctctctctcaccaggTTCTTCGGCTTCAGCTCCGACACATTCTCCCTGGCTATCAGCCTGTTGGATCGCTTCCTCTCAGTAATGAAG ATCCAGCCGAAGCACCTGTCCTGCGTGGGCCTGTGCTGCTTCTACATTGCTGTGAAGTCGTCCGAAGAGGAGAAGAACGTGCCCCTGGCCAACGACCTGATCCGCATCAGCCAGAATCGCTTCACCGTGTCGGACATGATGAGGATGGAGAAGATCATCATGGAGAAGCTCTACTGGAAGGTGAAGGCCCCCACAGCCCTTCGCTTCCTCCGCCTCTTTCACAGCCACGTCCAAGAGCGGCTCGACGCCGAGAG CAAGAAGATACTGAGCCTTGAGAGACTGGAGGCTCAGCTTAAAGCTTGCCACTGCTCCTTTGTCTTCTCCAAAATTAAG CCGTCTCTGCTTGCCCTGGCTCTGCTGTGCCTCGAGGCCCAGGAACAACACGACCCCGAGCACGCCCACAAAATATCAGAGGCCCTGCACAGTCTGCAGCAGCACTTGAGT ATCAAAGATGGGGACCTGGTTTGTGTGAGGGAGCTGGTTGGAAAATGCCTAGTTGAATACGCCACCACCAAGTGCTCGAAACCCAACAGCCAGAGACTTCGCTGGATCATTTCGGGAAGAACGGCACGTCAGCTGAAGCACAGCTACTACAAGATAGCTCATCTTCCCACCATACCTGAGTCAGCTTTCTAA